In the genome of Leeuwenhoekiella sp. MAR_2009_132, one region contains:
- a CDS encoding VCBS repeat-containing protein has product MNKYIQALLLIPVLISCSKDPELFTNPDVEKAGITFKNTLTATEDMNILDYLYFYNGGGIAVGDINNDGLQDIYFSGNQVKNELYLNKGNLQFENITETAGVAGNSDWNTASVMGDVNGDGFLDIYVCAVVGLNGLNGHNELFINNGDNTFTEMAEAYGLDVDTFSSSAAFLDYDLDGDLDIYILNHAVHTQNSFGKAELRYERNAQTGDKLMRNDGDHFTDVSEEAGIYGGINSYGLGIAISDFNLDGYPDIYIGNDFHEDDYYYLNNGDGTFTEDLKNHFGHTSRFSMGSDVADLNHDGWPDLISLDMLPEDENVLKSSEGDDNIQTQRLRTDKYGYHYQFTRNMLYINREGGAYQETGLLSGIAATDWSWSALFGDYNQDMQQDLFISNGIPKRPNDLDYIKFVSSDQIQNKISNTGLIDQKALKKMPSGKTHNYVFEGSADLYFKDRSSSWIANDTLASGATAYGDLDNDGDLDLITNNINASPTLYINQTNAKANYLKIKLQSPTQNNFAIGAKVYAYAGGIKQYKELYTVRGFQASSEPLIHFGLNDIKKVDSVRVIWPDRTTQVLTNLDANQTLIIKPKNALAFNYSSLIKKRTPLFKVITDSIGLDFIHQEDAYSDFDREKLIPYQLGDRGPAVAVGDLNGDGKDDIFFGGSKFIPSQVYLQQDSTFVNTRNPAIRKDSILEEVVAVIADFNKDGKNDLFTGTGGGDFSNKAIPLLDALYLNKAMGFEKASLPQLFENTSILAVHDYDQDGDLDVFVGSQGITGSFGKLPSSYLLENDKGVFRVAQEFKELGMVTAAIWDDFDGDNKQDLIVTGEWMAPVFLKNKNNKFSPVNNTKEDLEGLWQSLIAFDIDHDGDMDYVLGNWGENSKFKASSEFPMIMYYNDFDKNGQTETILVTEKNKNYYPLLGLDALASQVVSLRKKYSSYKSFAGQTIEQILSEEQLNTSKKLKVSTLKSGYLRNDSGSFTFIPFNRDFQVAPVMTFCKFDFDNDGNDELLAAGNYFGVQPFHGRLDSFTGALIKDNNTIYSGEKLGLDFAQKSIRQLNVISFNTKKFLIATPNNGKTQLYQLSQTTKN; this is encoded by the coding sequence ATGAATAAATATATTCAGGCACTTTTACTTATTCCTGTTTTAATTTCGTGTTCAAAAGACCCGGAATTATTCACCAATCCCGATGTTGAAAAAGCAGGAATTACCTTCAAAAATACATTAACTGCAACCGAGGATATGAATATTCTCGACTACCTATATTTCTATAATGGTGGCGGTATCGCAGTGGGCGATATTAATAATGACGGCTTACAGGATATTTATTTTTCGGGGAATCAGGTAAAAAATGAGCTGTACTTAAATAAAGGGAATTTACAGTTTGAAAATATTACCGAAACGGCAGGTGTAGCCGGCAACAGCGACTGGAATACGGCTTCAGTGATGGGAGATGTAAACGGTGACGGCTTTCTCGATATTTATGTTTGTGCAGTTGTAGGACTTAATGGCCTAAACGGGCATAACGAACTTTTCATTAATAACGGCGATAATACGTTTACAGAAATGGCTGAGGCATATGGACTTGATGTAGATACATTTTCTTCATCGGCTGCATTTTTAGATTATGACTTAGATGGTGATTTAGATATCTATATTTTAAATCACGCTGTGCATACACAAAATTCTTTTGGTAAAGCCGAATTACGTTATGAACGCAATGCACAAACCGGTGATAAATTAATGCGAAATGACGGCGATCACTTTACAGATGTGAGTGAAGAAGCGGGAATTTATGGAGGTATAAATAGCTACGGACTTGGTATTGCAATTTCAGATTTTAACCTTGATGGTTACCCTGATATTTACATAGGAAACGATTTTCACGAGGATGATTATTACTACCTCAACAATGGAGACGGCACATTTACCGAAGATTTAAAAAATCACTTTGGGCATACCAGTAGATTTTCTATGGGAAGTGATGTTGCTGATTTAAATCACGATGGATGGCCAGATCTTATATCGTTAGATATGCTGCCTGAAGATGAGAACGTTCTAAAATCTTCTGAAGGTGATGATAACATTCAAACCCAGCGCCTACGTACAGATAAATACGGTTACCACTACCAGTTTACACGCAATATGCTTTACATAAACCGAGAAGGCGGTGCGTATCAAGAAACAGGATTATTAAGTGGTATTGCCGCTACAGACTGGAGCTGGAGTGCCCTTTTTGGCGATTACAATCAAGATATGCAGCAAGATTTATTCATCTCTAACGGCATACCTAAACGCCCTAATGATCTCGATTATATAAAATTTGTATCAAGTGATCAGATTCAAAATAAAATTAGCAATACCGGGCTCATAGATCAAAAAGCACTTAAAAAAATGCCAAGCGGTAAAACACACAATTATGTGTTTGAAGGTTCGGCAGATTTATATTTTAAAGACCGTTCTTCTAGCTGGATTGCAAATGATACGTTAGCATCAGGAGCAACCGCCTATGGAGATTTAGATAATGATGGCGACCTTGACCTCATCACAAACAATATCAATGCGTCTCCCACGCTGTATATAAATCAGACTAATGCCAAAGCAAACTATTTAAAAATTAAGCTTCAGAGTCCTACTCAAAACAACTTTGCAATAGGCGCAAAAGTCTATGCGTATGCTGGCGGCATAAAACAATACAAAGAATTGTACACTGTAAGAGGTTTTCAGGCATCTTCAGAACCGTTAATTCATTTTGGTTTAAATGATATTAAAAAGGTTGATTCTGTACGGGTAATCTGGCCAGACCGCACAACTCAAGTTCTCACTAATCTTGATGCAAATCAAACTTTAATTATAAAACCGAAAAATGCACTTGCGTTTAATTACAGTTCACTAATTAAAAAAAGAACCCCTTTATTTAAAGTAATTACAGACAGTATAGGCCTCGATTTTATACATCAAGAAGACGCGTATTCAGATTTTGATCGTGAGAAATTAATACCTTATCAACTGGGAGATCGAGGCCCTGCAGTGGCGGTAGGGGATCTTAATGGTGATGGTAAAGATGACATTTTCTTTGGCGGTTCTAAATTTATCCCTTCACAAGTATACCTTCAGCAAGATTCTACCTTTGTAAATACACGAAATCCTGCAATTCGAAAAGATTCTATTCTCGAAGAAGTTGTTGCCGTTATTGCAGACTTTAATAAAGACGGTAAAAACGATTTGTTCACCGGTACGGGCGGTGGTGATTTCTCTAATAAAGCAATACCACTACTCGATGCTTTATATTTAAATAAAGCTATGGGTTTTGAAAAAGCTTCTTTACCACAGCTTTTTGAAAACACATCGATTCTTGCTGTACATGATTATGATCAAGATGGTGATCTAGATGTTTTTGTGGGTTCACAAGGCATTACCGGTAGTTTTGGCAAATTACCTTCTTCTTACTTACTTGAAAATGACAAGGGAGTTTTCCGCGTAGCGCAAGAATTTAAAGAACTGGGGATGGTAACTGCAGCTATCTGGGATGATTTTGACGGTGATAATAAACAAGACCTTATTGTAACCGGTGAATGGATGGCTCCTGTTTTTCTGAAAAACAAAAACAACAAATTTAGCCCTGTTAATAACACTAAAGAAGACTTAGAAGGTCTTTGGCAAAGCCTTATCGCTTTTGATATAGACCACGATGGTGATATGGATTATGTACTGGGTAACTGGGGAGAAAACAGCAAATTTAAAGCCTCATCAGAATTCCCTATGATTATGTACTACAATGATTTTGATAAAAATGGGCAAACAGAAACGATTCTAGTTACTGAAAAAAACAAAAACTATTATCCCTTATTAGGTTTAGATGCACTCGCTTCTCAGGTGGTTAGTCTGCGTAAAAAATACAGTTCGTATAAAAGTTTTGCCGGCCAGACTATTGAGCAGATTCTTAGTGAAGAACAACTCAATACCAGTAAAAAATTAAAAGTAAGTACTTTAAAATCGGGGTATTTACGCAACGATTCAGGCTCATTTACATTTATTCCTTTTAATAGAGATTTTCAGGTTGCTCCTGTAATGACTTTTTGTAAATTCGATTTTGATAATGATGGTAATGATGAGCTACTTGCTGCCGGTAATTATTTTGGAGTACAACCCTTTCACGGTAGATTAGACAGCTTTACCGGTGCATTAATTAAAGATAATAACACCATCTATTCTGGTGAAAAACTGGGGTTAGATTTTGCTCAAAAATCAATTAGACAGCTCAATGTAATCTCGTTTAATACTAAAAAGTTTCTTATCGCTACTCCTAATAATGGCAAAACACAACTGTATCAATTAAGCCAAACAACCAAAAATTAG
- a CDS encoding vanadium-dependent haloperoxidase codes for MFKKSILLLFSVIVLLSCTSEEKHIVITPDDYNNAVDKVTEVIIHDIFSPPVASRIYAYSNIAAYEILAQNNAEYTSLAGKLNNLPEAPKPDSTAVVNYDLAALIAQMEIAKTLIFSEERITDIRDSLYIKWENQNPTELAASKAYALKVTDHIKAWMDGDNYKQTRTMPKFSVNPDNPSRWQPTPPAYMDGIEPHWMKIRTFVIDSASQFKPIPPPEFSMEKDSEFYKQLIEVYDVRNAMTEEGDASEKMAIAQFWDCNPYVSTHKGHLMFATKKITPGGHWIGIVKIATKKMDADLMETVYAYTKTSIALFDGFISCWDEKYRSNLIRPETLINQYIDDGWAPVLQTPPFPEYSSGHSVVSGAAAEVLTEIYGDDFSFDDDTETPYGLPVRSFKSFRSASSEAALSRLYGGIHYRAAIEEGLKQGREIGRFIVQKLNLKADTAQAAN; via the coding sequence ATGTTTAAAAAATCTATACTTCTATTATTTTCGGTGATAGTATTATTATCCTGTACAAGTGAAGAGAAACATATCGTTATCACTCCAGACGATTACAACAATGCTGTTGATAAAGTAACTGAAGTTATTATTCACGATATTTTCTCACCTCCCGTTGCTAGTCGTATATATGCCTATTCTAATATTGCAGCCTACGAGATTCTTGCTCAGAATAATGCAGAATATACCTCACTGGCAGGTAAACTTAACAATTTACCTGAGGCGCCTAAACCAGATTCTACAGCTGTTGTAAATTATGATCTGGCAGCACTTATCGCTCAAATGGAAATCGCTAAAACCCTTATTTTTTCTGAAGAACGCATTACAGATATAAGAGATAGCCTATATATCAAATGGGAGAATCAAAATCCTACGGAGCTTGCTGCTTCTAAAGCTTATGCCCTTAAGGTTACAGATCATATTAAAGCCTGGATGGATGGAGATAACTATAAGCAAACCCGTACTATGCCTAAATTTTCGGTAAATCCTGATAACCCATCCCGCTGGCAACCTACTCCTCCTGCATATATGGATGGTATAGAACCTCACTGGATGAAAATTAGAACCTTTGTTATTGATTCTGCATCTCAATTCAAACCCATTCCCCCACCAGAATTTTCTATGGAAAAAGATTCTGAGTTCTACAAACAACTCATTGAAGTTTATGATGTGCGTAATGCAATGACTGAAGAAGGTGATGCGTCAGAAAAAATGGCTATTGCTCAATTTTGGGATTGTAACCCATACGTTTCTACCCACAAAGGACATCTGATGTTTGCAACTAAAAAAATCACTCCCGGCGGTCACTGGATCGGGATTGTAAAAATTGCAACTAAAAAAATGGATGCCGATTTGATGGAAACCGTTTACGCTTATACAAAGACTTCTATTGCACTCTTTGATGGCTTTATAAGCTGTTGGGACGAGAAGTACAGAAGTAACCTTATACGTCCTGAAACATTAATTAATCAATACATTGATGATGGGTGGGCTCCGGTATTGCAAACACCCCCTTTTCCTGAGTACAGTAGTGGTCACTCTGTTGTATCTGGTGCCGCCGCAGAAGTTCTAACCGAAATTTATGGTGACGATTTTAGCTTTGACGATGATACAGAAACCCCTTACGGTTTACCGGTGCGCAGTTTTAAATCATTTAGATCTGCATCTAGCGAAGCTGCCTTAAGCAGACTTTATGGAGGTATTCATTATAGAGCAGCTATTGAAGAAGGTCTTAAACAAGGCCGCGAAATAGGTCGCTTTATCGTTCAGAAATTAAATCTTAAAGCAGATACCGCACAAGCCGCAAACTAG
- a CDS encoding GyrI-like domain-containing protein codes for MKKLIFVITTLLLVALGWYLFLKPSDFTISFKVETTPGTVIQSVKAWDLSLDNSKIIAQYNFDALVQQRNIDGSTVNYTYRFYAVNDSITKVSVGIKDLDNSIYNKLTIPFANTDFEKKSAKEINAFYTILKQHLSELKIKITGIENTPSTYCAYIPLKGLQIEKAKGMMQNYGYIGDILAAGNVTFNGPPFVEITNWDIKTDSISYNFCFPIIKSDSLPQAKDIRYKQLQKTEAIHAVYNGNYITSDRAWYALMAYAKRNNIAIEQKPLEVFFNNPNMGGNELDWKADIYMPLKKDTLN; via the coding sequence ATGAAAAAATTAATTTTTGTAATTACTACGTTATTGTTAGTTGCTCTAGGTTGGTATTTATTTCTAAAACCCAGCGATTTTACGATTAGCTTTAAAGTAGAAACCACTCCCGGTACTGTGATACAATCTGTAAAAGCGTGGGATCTAAGTTTAGATAACAGTAAGATAATAGCTCAATACAATTTTGATGCTCTGGTGCAGCAGCGAAATATTGACGGCTCAACTGTAAATTACACCTATCGGTTTTATGCCGTTAATGATTCTATAACTAAGGTTAGTGTGGGTATAAAAGATCTTGACAATAGCATCTATAACAAACTCACAATCCCTTTTGCAAATACAGATTTTGAAAAGAAAAGTGCTAAAGAAATAAATGCATTTTATACGATTTTAAAGCAGCACCTTAGTGAACTAAAAATTAAAATTACAGGTATTGAAAATACACCATCTACTTATTGTGCATACATTCCGTTAAAAGGTTTACAAATAGAAAAAGCAAAAGGAATGATGCAAAACTATGGGTATATAGGAGATATACTTGCTGCTGGTAATGTAACTTTTAATGGTCCGCCATTTGTAGAAATTACAAATTGGGATATTAAAACAGACAGTATATCGTATAATTTCTGTTTTCCTATAATTAAATCTGACAGCCTCCCGCAAGCGAAAGATATTCGTTATAAACAATTACAAAAAACCGAAGCTATTCACGCTGTGTATAATGGTAATTACATAACTTCAGACAGAGCCTGGTACGCTCTTATGGCTTATGCTAAACGAAATAATATAGCAATAGAGCAAAAACCCTTAGAAGTTTTCTTTAATAACCCAAATATGGGCGGCAATGAATTAGATTGGAAAGCAGACATCTATATGCCTTTAAAAAAAGACACGCTCAACTAG
- a CDS encoding MarC family protein, whose translation MSDLLTYCISVFTGFFAIMNPLSNIPIFLSLTEGASKAEKQKVNKKAILVAFIIIAVFVVLGKFIFQLFGITIPAFKITGGLLIFYVGFDMLQSRKSGVKHLKETNFDENIAVSPLAIPILAGPGTIVTAMNFTSNATYVNIGLVILIFGLMCVLTYITFSLSDFIAAKIGDNVISVIGKIMGLIIAIIGTTMVIQGLKLTFDFLN comes from the coding sequence ATGAGTGACCTATTAACATATTGCATTTCGGTATTTACAGGCTTTTTTGCTATTATGAATCCGCTATCTAATATTCCTATATTTTTATCGTTAACCGAGGGTGCCAGCAAAGCTGAAAAACAAAAGGTTAATAAAAAAGCAATTCTAGTTGCATTTATAATTATAGCAGTGTTTGTGGTGCTGGGTAAATTTATTTTTCAACTCTTTGGCATCACCATTCCTGCATTTAAGATTACCGGTGGGTTACTTATTTTTTACGTAGGATTTGATATGCTTCAGTCAAGAAAGTCTGGAGTTAAGCATTTAAAAGAAACTAATTTTGATGAGAATATTGCGGTGTCACCTTTGGCAATCCCTATTCTTGCCGGGCCCGGTACTATCGTAACAGCGATGAATTTCACATCAAATGCTACCTATGTAAATATAGGGTTGGTGATTTTAATTTTTGGACTTATGTGTGTTCTAACCTATATAACTTTTAGCTTAAGCGATTTTATTGCTGCAAAAATAGGGGATAATGTTATTTCAGTAATAGGTAAAATAATGGGGTTAATAATTGCCATTATAGGGACTACAATGGTTATTCAAGGTCTAAAACTAACGTTTGACTTTTTAAATTGA